One window from the genome of Bufo bufo chromosome 4, aBufBuf1.1, whole genome shotgun sequence encodes:
- the LOC120997973 gene encoding zonadhesin-like has protein sequence MNCTCIDTSSVLCNFMECKPEEECTTANQIRGCYIPSPCLENPCQNGGTCMETPGVGNGTSISSCLCPSTYTGLYCEDEKEANTVVIYIVIGVVVGVFVISLVFMVVAYFYLKSRKRKSKFLDPPDSSQHESDSVSVRSINMAYNEPQIQLNYAENFREDGVQEMHGKDNVNVYLENEECGAQVNLGYEDDDAINGHVNETDKVTIF, from the exons ATGAACTGTACTTGCATAGACACCTCATCTGTGCTTTGCAATTTCATGGAATGTAAACCCGAAGAGGAATGCACAACTGCCAATCAGATCCGTGGATGTTATATCC CAAGCCCGTGTCTAGAGAATCCTTGTCAGAATGGAGGTACCTGTATGGAGACGCCAGGAGTAGGGAATGGCACCAGTATTAGTAGCTGTTTGTGCCCAAGTACTTACACTGGATTGTACTGCGAGGATGAAAAGGAAG CAAATACAGTTGTAATCTACATAGTGATTGGCGTAGTTGTTGGCGTGTTTGTTATCAGCCTTGTGTTTATGGTTGTTGCATATTTCTACCTCAAATCCAG AAAACGCAAGAGTAAGTTTTTGGATCCACCTGATTCCTCTCAGCATGAAAGCGACAGTGTATCAGTCCGATCAATAAACATGGCGTATAATGAGCCACAAATCCAATTGAATTATGCTGAGAACTTTAGGGAAGATGGAGTTCAAGAAATGCATGGCAAGGACAATGTTAATGTATATTTGGAGAATGAAGAATGCGGCGCACAAGTTAATCTAGGATATGAAGATGATGATGCAATTAATGGACATGTGAATGAAACCGATAAAGTGACTATATTTTAA